The genomic DNA CTCGATCCCGATAAGTGAAGCTAAGGCTCGTTTAGGCTTGCGAGCTTACTCGAGCTTTTAGCGAGCCGATCTTGAGTAGCTCACGAGTAGCTTAGCTTGTTTACATCCTTAGAAAAGATCAAGTGTTTCGACTAAAAAAGAAACTTCATTTTTTACTGAAACTTTACGATTGTTTCTGCAGAATGTGAAGGCTGTTTTTGATGCAACCATTAATCTGGTTCTGCAGCCACCAAagcaaaagaagaaaaagaagcgAAAGGGTCAAAAGGGGTGCTCCATATTGTGATTTTGGCCTCAAAACAGTGAAAAATCTAGCATGAGGTGCTAATTACCTTTCTAAAGTATTTGATAAATTGCTCACTTTTGCTTTTTTCTGTCTCATGAAAACAAGTTGTGTTGTGCTGAATATGAAATAGACTGGAGGTGTTTGTAAGCTCATATGTATATTGTTGAGGGTATTTTTGGTATTTGTAGTTTGCTCTGTTTGGGTTGAAATTAATTTGGTGTGGTTTTTGTAACCCTAATTCTTATTTGTTTAATGGCAGTTACCTTGTTCTATTACAACCTTTTTTTCATAGTTATTGTTTAATTttcatcatcatacttagtgAATCCCACCAATAACAAAGCTAagatagggtctgaggagggtaaggtgtagacaaccttacctctatcctgtaggaatagagagactgctttcAGTGAGACCCTGTAGGAAAATAATTAGATATGAAATTGAAATGTGAAAGGAGTTTTGAGTTTGTGTTTCTTAAAATGTACAAAACtgggcttgttttcaaattttaTGAGGGGCATAATGGGTATTACATACTGGGTTTTTTGATGGGCCAGTTCGTTTTTTATGTTTGTGTTATGTTTTTATGATATACCTCGTTGTTGGGCCAAAATTGGTTACtattaaatttcatttttttgcAACCTTTTTTTAAAAATAGACCAATATGGTAATCTATGTTAAGGGTATTGTACATGGTAAGTGTTGATGGTAAGTTGGTGGTATGTTCACGTCTCTTGTTGTCGTCGACTCCGCGgcaacgcgcgggtttcccactagttaataaaaaaaaagaagtcGTATAGCAGCCTTAGTAAAACATCTTACTAAGAGACGACCAAACAACTCATACTTAAACAAGTGAGTTGTTTGGTTGTCTGTTAGAGGTATTTTTATGTGTAATATTAAGAGATCAATATCATCAATTTATAACTTAATGTCACAATTTATAATTCCACTTACTTGGGAAGGTCGGGGTTGGGTTTGAGCCATTAAGTCTGCCCGTAacggggcgttttttttaaaaagatttgaaaaataaCGCCGGAAAACGCCGGAATCCCCACTACATGGGGCGTTTccgggcgttttttttgaaaaaaattggggccGGCGTGGTTTTAAAAACGCTGTGAATTGGAAAGAGGGGCCAAATTCGACCGTTGGCAACGGTCAAAAAgtgatttattttttttttaattctaaattttacccactatatatatatcaatCCATTTTCtccaattttttataaaatttctacTACTTTCTCACCCACTCTCTTCTATTACTTTATAAAAATACATCCACTTTCTCCTATTTTTTTACAAGCATGCATCCATACCGACCCCCGTTTGGTGGCCCCGCAAGACCcacgaacccgaacacaacccaaccgcaaaccCCGTACAACCTacaagacatggacccgagctttttaagttacgcggcttacttgagtggcgccCCTCCGTTTGTTCCTCCCACCTACGGCTttggtcaagccggcgggtcgcaaccgtcacaacccgaacccgaatccgaaccCGATGTCGAGGTCGTGCCGGAGTcgcaacccgaaccggtgcaagaCAAATCGAAACGCGGCAgaaggtcgcataagaagaaggaaaaggatgAACCTCGACGTGCAAAAACAACCATTAAATGGACGAAGGACGAGGAATACACGTTGACTCGGGCGTGGCTCGATATTTCGGAGGACGAAGATACCGgtaagttattttttttatttttttttcagaattttattctttttttttctgtttttttatattctgttttttttttctgttttttatatttataatttcaacttatatttttattttttgtttttaaatatgtagcaaactttcaaacgggcccCGTTTTTTGGGATAGGGTGCGTGCACTATTTTTTAGCTCGTGGGGTCAAAGCGAACATCAGGACAAGGATTcaatttctagcaaatggaccgacatcaacaacaaaTGTCACGCGTTTCAAGAAGTTTAccaacgtaactacgataatCGCCCGAGCGGTGAATGTGACGTCGGGGTTTTAACAAAGACTTTGGAGGAGTTCGATAGGACGAAAAGCCCTTTCACGTACTATAAGTGTTGGGAGctactacgaaaaagtccaaagtgggcgcTTGTTAATCCAATGACGTCAAGTAGTAGACGCCgggctaaaaggtcaaaaacatcatcctccgcCGACCCGTCAACTCCGACATCCGATGCCCGTAATGTTGATTTAAATGAAACGTTGGACGTTGACGAGCaaattcaagaagagttggtCCGACCCACCGGTAGAAGAAAGGGAACCGGGAAAAAAACGGTCGAGTCGTCTTCGGATCTCGACCTAAAGGatgatttcgaggagatgaaccgtcgtctccaagatATTCGCGACCTCGGCCACAAACGTTGGGAGATTATGAAAGACCGAGTAGTTGAAACCAAAAAGTTCAACGAGTTGCAAGAGGCGCGACAAATGGAAAATgacattgagtttttgtccaaaccgatCGACCACCTCCAAGGCGACGCGTTGATCTTGGCTcaaatgcgtcgccaaaaaatACGAGAAAAATATGGACTTTAGATCatctagtttttttattttttttttctgttttttttttcggtttttttaattttctgtttttttttcggtttttttaattttctgtttttttttgtatttttttcaagtattgtaatttttattttaaattaatgaagtctttatcttttatattttaaaaaaaaataattgtcaAATGATTGAGTGGGCATTATTTggataatgccccactacacctaTTTTTCTATAATGCCCCATGTGTGACTAGGCTGACACGTGGCGTATAATGCCCCATGTTGGGGGCATTATTCTTGTTTACCACTACGGGTGGTAACAACGATGATACTATTCACATAACAATATATAATTTCACTGACGTTTACCAAACCCTCAGTATTAAGAGAAAGAAGAGGGAGTTGAGCTTTTGTTTGTGATGCACCTAATACGACTACGAAAATGGTGATTAAGATGATAGATTTCATTGCCAATGATGTAAAAGAGCTAGTGTGTTTACAATCAAAGGCCCGATGCAATGCTAATGACGAAAGCTTTCCTATTTATAAGGGAATTTAAAACAAAATGTAGTTAGAACTAGTTGATgcgccgcccgcgttgcggggcgatcgccgaataattctcaatcaattaaaaaaacactattatagttttgttaggaaaaaaaagtaaaacgataacaagaccgtagttctgagctcagggcaaaactgtagtttgtcaggattaatgagcgagtgttaggcagctcattgACATGGAAAAAAATTACATCCAGTCAACCAAttagaaaaaaaacatttttatagttttgctaaaaaaactaaaacgatagcaatactgtaatttgaactgagggcaaagttgtatttgttgacttgggtaaaatcgtaatttgctaAAAGTTAAAATGATGGCAATACCATAAATTTAAACCAGAGACACAATCGTAATATAATTTTACActaaggacaaaatcgtaattttacgctggggacaaaactatatttttaatttgaactgagtgcaaaattgtaattttgaataggggagggggggggggggggcaaaagcatacttttttTTAACCAAtgaaggcgaaatcataatttttgaaatggGGCGAAAATGCAAAATCGTCAGTTTAtggataaaatcataattttgaaccgatggtaaaatcgtaattttgagcgagggacaaaaacataattttatttttaagtgggggcaaaATCGGGAAAACATTTTAAATTAaggacgaaaccgtaattttaaaacaaaaataaaacaataaaatgatTGGTCGTCATTTGGTTTTTGTATACGTAGGAAATTTGTTTGAAAACGAGAACACTAGTTTTAAAAAGTTATCAAAGAATTGAAGACATTTACGAATCAAATTTAAATAAGATTGACTTTCACATTGTATCCTACAAGACTACAAGTAGTCGTATGTATCAAATTTTGCACGTGATAGTATTGTTGTGTTTTGTCTTCAAGCATTAATTTGTTCAGTAACTAGTAGATGTCCCGCCTGCGTTGCGGGGCAATAActgaataattctcaatcaattaaaaaaaagaCTATTATAATTTTGCTATGAAAAAAatgatgataagaccgtaattttgggctcagggcaaaactgtaatttttcaggactaatgagccagtgttaggcagctagagttatgcgccgcccgcgttgcggggcgctaaACCGAGTATTTCTTAGGTTAATAACATGTACACCATTATGTcggttagttatacatgctacCTATAGCACGATATCAAAAAAGATACATCAAGTTAACCAATTAAAGAAAAACAGTAGCgtagttatgataaaaaaaattaactaaaacgatgacaaacGTGTAATTTAAAGTTGGGGGCAAAAAAATTACTTGTCAGTACCAATTGGCGAGTGCTAGACAGCTATTTGGcatgaataaaaacaaaattaagtcaacaaagtaaaacaaaacactaccatggtTTTGCCAAATAAAAAAACGATGACAAGATTGCAATTTTTAGCGgaggtaaaatcataattttaaaatggaggcaaaataatattttgaattgagggcaaaaccatttttttttattttgaaatgggggcgaaatcgtaatattttagctgcgggcaaaatcgtaacttttagctgggggcaaaatcataattttaaactgggaaccaaatcgtaatttggcaggactctagcggagggcaaaaccataattttattttgaactggggcaaaattgttttttttaactgatggcaaaatcgtaaatttaagcaaggggtaaaagcaaaattttattttgaatcgagggcgaaatcgtaattttatacctgggataaaattgtaatttggcatcacctataaataactattatatggaaaaagaaaaaaaagaaaacccAAAGTCAAAAGTGCCGCCAAAGTGGCCAATCAATTGAGAAAACTGTTCCCCGCTTACGTCATCAAGTTATAAATGTTAATATGTATAATGAGTATTTATTTGTTTCTTCATATTTGCAATACTAGTATGCTATCTCAATTAAGTATGACTGTATGATTGGTTTCGTTAACTTTATAAATGAGTCGAGTTCGAGATTTCTAATCGCGAGCATGCATTGTTTAATTTAAGAAAGCTCGAGCCTCGATCGTTTCACTTTAGAGACCTAGAATTTGAATCGTTTCTCGTTGTGTCTAGAGCTCGAACTATAGTCGTGAAATATTTACAAGCTCAAcctatattattaattattaaactATCTTTTTATCTATTTAGTTCAGTTGTTGTAGTTATTATGTAATATGtaattatctatatatataaaaccCATGGGAGGTAATGTTGTCAGCTACGTGGCAGCTGACAATTGGTGGAGGGGAGGCTGCCTAACCGGTGGATATCACATTACACCCACTAAAATAATTGTTTTGCTTTCCCTATGCAACGTTAGCATATATAGATTTGGAAACAGATTTTTATCACAAATAATGAAGGTAAGTTTTTTTGCTTTCCCGATTGCAGCATTTGCATATATAGATTTGGAAACaatatttaaacaaataatgAAAGTGATGTGGTAAATTAGAATTCGTAACAAATTTGGAAACAGATTCTAAACGGCCAGACTCGGGTTCAAATGAAGTAATTCCCCCTTTGTGCTAAATTAGGATTGTCTAAATAGAACCCTGAACTTTAATCATTTACATTACTACCCTTCAACTTTACAATTTACTATATAGTCCTCAAAATCGAATAAAGTAGATTCTTTTACATTGTCCAAACTTTAacaaaactgttttttttttcctttagcTTCTTATGTATTATATTATAGCTAGTTATATATTATAATAGGAAAGAGTACTTTTATGTAAATAACTATTTGTTTAGCCTCATGGGCTTAAGAAGGTTTGGTTTGACCATGTTTATTAGTTATTTCAACATTGAGCATGTTTATAGTATTGGTACCGGTTGATTAAAATTAGGGATTGCAAGCGAACTCTAAACCGATTGATAAACCTGAAACATCTAGGATAGGTATATTATGGTAGGGTaatcgggtatgggattattatttttttcGCAAGTTTGGAACAACTAGAAGACAAAATAGATGAATCTATATGATATACACATGGCAACTAAAGTAAACAACTTTAATTAGAACATAAGTTTCTAGACTTATAAACGATTCATTGTTTTCTATCAAATCAACTATACGGCTCGTATGGAATCGGACCATACCACATGTCTCAAGGACAAACAAAAATGTTAAACATGATATCATATTACATTACATACCCTTATAAACAAAATTTGTATTGCCTAACCTTGTTTTTTTTTCCAATAAATCAATACACTGTTACACCTACATTTGTCTATAAAACTTATACCTATGATCCTAGGGTCTTACCTACAATATACTTGAACATACATTATTTAGTTCTAGAATCCAAAAGTAATGAACTCATATATTCAAAccattaaaattaatatttataCAACTGTTATAAAGCAATTAATAGAAATCATACCCTAAATTTCAAGCTTGAATTTCGTCTTTTACAAACTTCCTGCAAATGAACATAAGCAGTGGCCTAGTCAGGATTTGTTTTCCTATAggtttgaaaattttcaagggatGGACGACAAATTGCGGATGATTACGGATTGTGAAGGTGATTCGAAATGGGATGAATATAGTTCGAGATGGAATGTTGACGATGAATGTTCGAAATGACGATTCCGGATGAAAATTATTGATTCCGGATGAAAGTTGTTGATTCTGGATGAAAATTGTTGATTCCGGATgaaaattgttgagaaaatatTGATTTCGGATATGATTCCGGATGAAAATTGTTGATTCCGGATGAAAGTTGTTGATTCCCTATGGTTTCGGATGTGGTTCCCGGATGATTTTGGGGTTTTGGTTTTTGGTTGGAGATTTGATATTCCAAAGTTTTTTTTTGGTCTTACTGGTTTGAGATTGATGAACAGAGCATCCACGGATCAGAaactctgctctgataccatgttgttTGGTATAGAGAATAATCTGAATCAGTTTGAATTCTATtgataagagcattcacattctatccatcaaaatatgtgagggagagtttttatattataaagggtataaaaagtggttgtgagtggaggagagagaaaatgttactgttcatctgtatatttgaggggacactgttcacccactataatttttttaatatatattgaaagtggttgtgagtgaaggagagagaaaaatgtaatgataatattatttaattgaaagggagagagaaaaagtatttgttttttagtgaaaatatattgatataggagtttttttagtggaatgtatgtataatttgatgaattggatgtgaatgctctaatactGTGTTGTACCAAAAAAGGGTCACATAGAAAGGGTGTATATATAGACCACCATATTACACTCTAGCCCCTATACTACCTTTTTCCTTCTTTCCGACAATACCTATGATCCTAGGGTCTTACCTACAATATACTTGAACATACATTTTTAGTTCTAGAATCCAAAAGTAATAAAATCATATATTCAAAccattaaaattaatatttataCAACTTATATAAAGCAATTAATAGAAATCATACCCTAAATTTCAAGCTTGAATTTCGTCTTTTACAAACTTCCTGCAAATGAACATAAGCAGTGGCCTAGTCAGGATTTGTTTTCCTACagggttgaaaattttcaagggacGGACAACAAAGTGTTTGTCAATAACTTTTGGCATTGTTCTGTCCGGCCCGGTTAAGCGGTTCGGGTCggatcaaataataaaaataacaaaaatcaaATTAAAATGCAAATAACTAATAAAGTACGCACGCTATTAAAATGAATAATAGAAATGTATTAAAGTTGCTATCTACAGGTTTCATTTTCAgaaactaaaatgaaacctatccatCACATCATCTTATCGAAACCTCTCTAAGCATATCTTTTTCAATAAAAAAATGCAACTATTACTTAAATGTTCATCACCAATCCGATTACACAAATGAGACTTCATGTACTTCAGTTACATAACACTGCCAATAATTCGTTATTTAACAACCCATTCAACGTATCGAATAATCATGGACCATTTGGGTGGCAATGTCCGACGAGGTTGAGAGTGCGACGTCCGACGACCAGCGATAAGCAATGGTGATGTATTGGTGTCAGGTGCGAAGATTTTTCTGCCAACTGTCGTTCTGCATTCCTTTTTATTTGTTACTTTTTTTTGTTCTAAATTTGATTTAAATGGATTTGGGGATTATGTGGTTGGCTTAAGCCTTAATGAGGATTATCCGATATCTTATGGAGTTAAGGGTACTCCGGGAAGAGGTATAGtgttcagaaaaagaaaaaaaggacACCTGGATGCTGAAGTTTTTACTGATGTAGATTGGGCTGGAAATCCAAATGATAGTGATACGATCGACCCGACCCGTTGTCGTAATCCTACGGGCCAACCCACCACCACATTTAAATATTGTTGGATGAGTTAGTTTTTAATTATTAGTTTAGAACTCACGTTTATTATTCAGTTATATGTATGCATGGGCATGTGGCATTAGGTCCACGTTCATATTTCATGGTCCATGATCTCTTAGGAAGAAACCACCATTGTTTTCCTATTTAAGTTGAAATATCCAAAGAAAATAGAGAAGGGAAAATTGTTGCAAAACTAGTCTTGTTCTTTATCTTTGTTCTTGGAGCCTAACCCACTCTACGGGTATCTATCGGGAGATTGAACATCTCGAATCGGTCTCTAACAGATAGATGGTCTACTACAAGATTGTTTACCTTAGTTGGAGGAAACTTGGTCACTTATAGAAGCAAGAAACAAAAGGTAGTATCTTTATCCAATATAGAATCAAAATTCAGGGGCATTATGAAAGGAATCTGTTGAAACAATGGTTAGCACAAGGATAACCAAGAGGGTTGTTTCACTtatgggttcaacctcttcttctTGCTCGTATCGGTGGcctgagatctgcaaaacagtaaacaccgttagtctcgttaagaggggagaagggggttttccctcttaaccaggctccggcatgagaataagtactgctctgagatgaataaaacagtgtgtgtatagagtgagtaaagagagccaagatcctcgacctgaatgatgaagggtcctatttatagctggatggtgaagaaggaggaagcagctgtgccagctgtgggtgcgcgccagctgtccgaccaaggggaatatcctcttggtctgctctgtcgcgaagggtgtagtggtacacgtggcgtccttgTATTCGCTTGCGCTGGGTACCTCGTACTGGTCGCGTCATCCctgctccctggattgtcgcaggcctatgtggccttctctcaatggtgacacgtgttgtcctttatgttgggcaAAGCATTTTTGGTGCCAGCTGTGAACCGCCTAGATGCCTTCTGGAAGGTTCTAGAAGGTTCTGGTGACATGGgtgccttgtgtgcacaaaagtggtgtggtccctgccatgtaggcagggaattgggatcatacctcttcaagtccccccagtccagtgtgccttctagttgagttgatcgtctaggagggattctggacttatgagagttgtGAGTTCTATGCATCGCGTTGAAGTTGATGAATATAAAGTGAGCcgaatggacgcatgccgcatgggttttggccctttgaaaaaagtgagccaaatggacgcatgccgcatgggttttggctctctTGAAAAAGTgggccaaatggacgcatgccgcatgggttttggccctttgaaaaaagtgggccaaatggacgcatgccgcatgggttttggccttttgaaaaaagtgagccaaatggacgcataccgcatgggttttggctctcttgaaaaagtgagccaaatggacgcatgccgcatgggttttggctctcttgaaaaaagtgagccaaatggacgcatgccgcatgggttttggctctctTGTGCTTCCTTCTGTTGGAAGTTTGGTGGTTATGGGGAAGTGTTTGGTGTGACCGTCTGGCGTCCCTGTCTTTTCGGAGATGAACAGTTGCTTTTGCAGTGACTTTCTGTCACATCAGCAGACCCTGTcgcccatgcttcccgaaaaaCGAGCCGACGTCTTCTCTCTCCTGTGACGTGTCAGTCATCTATTGGGTGCTTTTCCTGTTCCCTGACGttccactacccatcgcattaaatgcgatgggtataaatatggGGCGGTTATCTCTTTCTTCCCTCATTTTCGaattctaagtgtgatttctctctatcttcttctTATTTGTTCcatctttcacattttcaaatcatcttcttcttgacCTTTATCATGGCTGATAAGAATCCAACTCAGAAGAAAAGGAAGCATAGAGGTAGGGCTCCTCCTGGTCCAGACCAAGCTGTGATTAACTGGAAGGAGGAGGAATTTCAGATGCTTGTGAGGGGGCATAACTTTCGTCCTGAGTGGGGGGCTCGTTACCCTCCCTCTGGATCCACTGCATTGGATGCCCCTCCGGGTTTTATCATGTTGTACGCTGCTTTTTTCCGGGAAGGCAATTTTAGGTTGCCGATTACGAAGTTCACTGTTGCTGTTTTGAGGGGTTATGGGCTCCATATTTCTCAGATAAATGCGATTGGGCTCCCTCGGATTACCCATTTCGAATTTGTCTGTAGGTCTTACCGTGTTGAGCCTACGTTTGAGATGTTCAACGCTATCTACAGCGTTTCGTATACCAGCGGGTTTTACTCTTTTCAGGCTAGGATGGGAGTTGCTCAGGTATGTTCGGTTCCGATAAAGGGCATTCATGATTGGAAACAGAAGTTTTTTTACATCCGCCGAGGTGTGATTCCGACGGATATGTCATATCGGCAAGTGAGTCAAGGGATCCCTAAGGTGGATGTTCTTCCCAACTATGGTGATCAAGACTGGTTTAAGAAGATAACTGCGAAGCCGACTGCTATTTCTCAACTGGATGAGATGGCTTTAGTTGGTGCAGGGATGAGTTTGCTGTGGGTTCCTAAACATCCGCTGGGTCAGCCTGCGTATAGCCATAAGGGCAAATGTATTGTTCTTTCGTGTCTTACCATTTGATTATTTCCCTTTATGTTTACTATGCGTCCttattttgttgccattttgcag from Helianthus annuus cultivar XRQ/B chromosome 7, HanXRQr2.0-SUNRISE, whole genome shotgun sequence includes the following:
- the LOC110943170 gene encoding glutathione S-transferase T3-like; the encoded protein is MHPYRPPFGGPARPTNPNTTQPQTPYNLQDMDPSFLSYAAYLSGAPPFVPPTYGFGQAGGSQPSQPEPESEPDVEVVPESQPEPVQDKSKRGRRSHKKKEKDEPRRAKTTIKWTKDEEYTLTRAWLDISEDEDTANFQTGPVFWDRVRALFFSSWGQSEHQDKDSISSKWTDINNKCHAFQEVYQRNYDNRPSGECDVGVLTKTLEEFDRTKSPFTYYKCWELLRKSPKWALVNPMTSSSRRRAKRSKTSSSADPSTPTSDARNVDLNETLDVDEQIQEELVRPTGRRKGTGKKTVESSSDLDLKDDFEEMNRRLQDIRDLGHKRWEIMKDRVVETKKFNELQEARQMENDIEFLSKPIDHLQGDALILAQMRRQKIREKYGL